The following are encoded in a window of Castanea sativa cultivar Marrone di Chiusa Pesio chromosome 9, ASM4071231v1 genomic DNA:
- the LOC142611371 gene encoding cation/calcium exchanger 2-like — protein sequence MGSLVSISVKYNYLIFLNISFLLVASVFLIINSHSSEFHVKTNFLGVSDSSQHGCKDFHRLDDYKAKCLYIKTHNPCVSQGYIDYLYLFYCKLGSFPVLGYSLLFLWLLVLFYMLGNTASEYFCSSLESLSSLLKLSPTIAGVTLLSLGNGAPDFFSSIVSFMGEGTSDVGLNTVLGGASFVTCVVVGIISISRGRRVVRVHKSAFIRDVCFLLLVLVFLLVILIQEEIDLWGAVGFSSMYVVYVVVVYTSHFHWKNGEESQRGWDSSNCSDLTIPILGKKSCQEEINTTEKRAIEGCSEVEVKKSCLCLTRLAFCGTLLDILELPLYLPRRLTIPVVSEEKWSKPYAVASVTLAPLLLSALWSPQSENGTLNSSLVAYGIGLLIGIAFGVLVFVTTEKSIPPKKCIFLWLSGGFLMSVAWSYIIAQELVGLLVSLGYMCGINPSILGLTILAWGNSIGDLVTNLSMALNGGPEGTQVAISGCYAGPIFSVLIGLGLSLVGSCWSNYPSSVVIPRDPYLLETLVLLAVGLLWALVVLPIRNMRLDRVLGGGLLVVYLVSLSLRLIQTQGSLQLHTHT from the coding sequence ATGGGTTCCTTAGTTTCCATATCTGTCAAGTataattatctcatttttttgaACATCTCGTTTCTCTTAGTGGCGTCTGTTTTCTTGATTATAAATTCCCATTCTTCAGAATTTCATGTTAAGACCAATTTCCTAGGCGTCAGTGACAGTAGTCAGCATGGCTGTAAGGATTTTCATAGGCTAGATGATTACAAAGCCAAGTGTTTGTACATCAAAACACATAACCCATGTGTCTCCCAAGGCTATATTGACTATCTTTACCTTTTCTACTGCAAACTAGGAAGTTTTCCCGTTCTGGGTtattctcttctctttctttggcTCCTTGTTCTGTTTTATATGTTGGGGAACACAGCTTCTGAGTACTTTTGTTCTTCACTTGAAAGCTTATCAAGTTTACTAAAATTGTCTCCTACAATTGCTGGGGTTACTCTGCTTTCTCTTGGCAATGGTGCTCCTGATTTCTTTTCAAGCATCGTCTCGTTTATGGGTGAAGGTACAAGTGATGTTGGCCTTAATACAGTACTAGGTGGTGCTTCTTTTGTAACGTGTGTTGTGGTTGGAATCATAAGCATTTCAAGGGGCCGAAGAGTGGTTCGAGTACACAAGTCTGCCTTTATTAGAGatgtttgttttttacttttggtTCTTGTGTTTTTGCTTGTTATATTGATTCAAGAGGAAATTGACCTGTGGGGTGCAGTTGGTTTTTCTTCAATGTATGTTGTTTATGTTGTAGTTGTTTACACCTCACATTTTCATTGGAAAAATGGTGAAGAAAGTCAAAGAGGTTGGGATTCAAGCAATTGCAGTGATTTGACTATACCTATTCTTGGCAAGAAGAGTTGCCAAGAAGAGATTAATACTACAGAGAAACGAGCTATAGAAGGTTGTTCTGAAGTAGAAGTCAAGAAGAGTTGCCTTTGTTTAACGCGATTAGCTTTTTGTGGTACACTTCTTGACATCCTTGAGCTGCCTCTTTACTTGCCAAGGAGATTGACAATTCCCGTTGTTTCTGAAGAGAAATGGTCTAAGCCATATGCAGTTGCTTCAGTGACGTTAGCACCACTGCTGTTGTCAGCTCTTTGGAGCCCTCAAAGTGAGAATGGCACCTTAAATTCAAGCCTGGTGGCTTATGGAATTGGGTTGCTGATTGGGATTGCTTTTGGAGTTCTTGTATTTGTGACAACTGAGAAGTCGATCCCACCAAAGAAGTGCATATTTCTTTGGCTTTCTGGAGGTTTTTTAATGAGTGTAGCCTGGAGCTATATTATTGCTCAAGAATTAGTGGGGCTGCTAGTTTCACTGGGGTACATGTGTGGAATAAATCCTTCTATTCTAGGCTTGACAATCCTTGCTTGGGGCAACTCAATTGGGGATCTGGTGACAAACTTATCCATGGCTTTGAATGGAGGACCAGAGGGCACTCAGGTAGCAATATCAGGCTGTTATGCTGGCCCCATCTTTAGCGTTCTCATTGGTTTGGGTTTGTCCCTTGTTGGCTCTTGTTGGTCAAATTACCCATCATCTGTTGTGATACCTAGAGATCCATACCTCTTGGAGACACTGGTCTTACTGGCAGTTGGGTTGCTTTGGGCACTTGTGGTTTTGCCAATCAGAAACATGAGGCTTGATAGGGTATTGGGAGGAGGGCTTTTAGTTGTATATCTAGTTTCTTTGTCTTTAAGGTTGATTCAAACGCAAGGGTCTCTCCAGCTTCATACACACACGTGA
- the LOC142610767 gene encoding uncharacterized protein LOC142610767 produces MDSATLNTTSFILSHKSPSSFTKSNFNNNNRILSGFHYCGRRSKPISRTCASVSKDQRAKSSSAGDVHRRRSSLESLFCYDKAIPEERIEKPIGISLAEKAIGENPRCTDCKAKGAVLCTTCSGSGLYVDSILESQGIIVKVRCLGCGGTGNIMCSECGGRGHLGPK; encoded by the exons ATGGATTCTGCTACTCTGAACACGACATCATTTATACTTTCCCATAAATCTCCATCCAGCtttacaaaatcaaatttcaataaCAATAATAGGATTCTGTCTGGGTTTCATTACTGTGGAAGAAGAAGCAAGCCCATTTCAAGAACTTGCGCCTCTGTTTCCAAAGACCAAAGG gctAAGTCAAGTTCAGCAGGAGATGTGCATAGACGAAGAAGCAGCCTTGAATCCCTGTTTTGTTATGATAAGGCAATACCAGAAGAAAGAATTGAGAAGCCTATTGGGATATCTTTGGCTGAAAAAGCAATTGGAGAGAATCCCCGATGCACAGATTGCAAAGCAAAAGGTGCAGTCCTTTGCACAACTTGCTCTGGTTCAGGCTTATATGTTGACTCAATATTGGAGAGCCAGGGCATTATTGTCAAAGTCCGCTGCCTAG GTTGTGGGGGAACTGGTAACATCATGTGTTCAGAATGTGGTGGGCGAGGCCACCTTGGACCGAAATGA
- the LOC142610766 gene encoding protein PNS1-like, with protein sequence MASSKDSFNNTSITMQRNYIQTQEDKLPSTNPIKIQESTTSIETTAGQIIRRVFRILFYVHLILITILVIFLIIHGLLSNGHKHHFHPQKWFPPLLTSAASAGIVAFIWQWLTGYNHSTALKAAFWLSPLLTFAVGILLLLIGSAGALAVGVIAVVSALILSLYACWVNPRFEYATQILSVAMAFYPAKTVVLVILSILISTLYSCFLMSGIGGATASRTSLDTLFISVILLSLAGTMHVIKNTLIVTISRVKFLHFACGADMDICAAFHDTIKYCMGSICIGSTLVPILGVIRGSARTLKLIAGDRDEFLFSCADCYAGLASTLISYGNRWGFVYVGVYNKGFVQASTDAWRMFGRAGLETLIDSDLTGSFCFLFGVAGGAICSLISGTWALAIHENQATEVSIYAFLVGYFMCRVALAWPQACVSAYYIAYAENPQNPQFDSTIPDRIQEFQRYRV encoded by the exons ATGGCAAGTTCGAAGGACTCATTTAATAATACTTCCATAACTATGCAGAGGAATTACATACAAACTCAAGAAGATAAGCTTCCATCCACAAATCCCATCAAg ATACAAGAATCAACAACTTCAATTGAAACGACGGCAGGGCAGATCATCAGGAGGGTCTTTAGAATTCTTTTCTATGTACATCTGATCCTAATCACAATCTTGGTAATCTTCCTGATAATCCATGGCCTCCTTTCTAATGGTCACAAGCACCATTTCCACCCCCAGAAATGGTTTCCTCCACTGCTCACTTCAGCAGCATCTGCTGGAATTGTTGCTTTCATATGGCAATGGTTAACTGGATACAACCACTCAACAGCCCTCAAGGCAGCCTTTTGGCTTAGTCCTTTGCTAACATTTGCAGTTGGCATTCTACTCCTTTTAATAGGCTCTGCTGGGGCTTTAGCGGTTGGTGTGATTGCTGTAGTTTCTGCCCTCATTCTATCCCTCTATGCTTGTTGGGTCAATCCCCGATTCGAGTATGCTACACAGATTTTATCAGTAGCTATGGCTTTCTATCCTGCTAAAACTGTAGTGTTAGTCATTCTATCAATCCTTATCAGTACTCTTTATTCTTGTTTCTTGATGTCTGGCATTGGAGGGGCTACTGCCTCCAGAACCAGCTTAGATACCTTGTTCATTTCAGTCATCCTGCTAAGCCTGGCCGGGACTATGCATGTCATCAAGAACACATTGATAGTTACAATATCTCGCGTGAAGTTCTTGCACTTCGCCTGCGGGGCTGACATGGACATTTGTGCAGCTTTCCATGACACAATCAAGTACTGTATGGGAAGCATTTGCATTGGCTCAACCCTGGTTCCAATTCTTGGGGTTATTCGGGGCTCAGCTCGAACCTTGAAGTTGATAGCAGGGGATAGAGATGAGTTCTTGTTTTCTTGTGCTGATTGTTATGCAGGCCTTGCTTCAACCCTTATATCGTACGGGAACCGGTGGGGTTTTGTGTACGTCGGGGTCTATAACAAGGGGTTTGTGCAGGCATCGACTGATGCTTGGCGGATGTTCGGGAGGGCTGGATTGGAAACGCTAATTGACTCTGATCTAACTGGGTCATTCTGTTTCCTCTTTGGGGTGGCAGGGGGTGCTATATGTAGCCTAATAAGTGGAACATGGGCGCTTGCTATTCACGAGAATCAAGCTACTGAAGTATCAATCTATGCTTTCTTGGTTGGCTATTTCATG TGTCGGGTAGCTCTGGCTTGGCCACAAGCGTGCGTTTCAGCTTACTACATTGCTTACGCAGAGAACCCACAGAACCCTCAATTCGATTCGACCATCCCAGATCGCATTCAAGAGTTTCAGAGATATCGTGTTTAA